From Pectinophora gossypiella chromosome 16, ilPecGoss1.1, whole genome shotgun sequence, one genomic window encodes:
- the LOC126374091 gene encoding uncharacterized protein LOC126374091 — translation MYKLIPFAILLLLSAVIKVDSLQCYVCDKCSEVKAEQLVTCGSTTTTSTTTARPGTGSTESTVSTGSTGSTESTGSTGSTGSIGSTGSTGSTGSTGSTGSTGSTGSTGSTESSSTTSPTGETSTVSSTSSSTTVSSTVSLSSESTTTAAVAKIASPTKSEELSIQANRVKRELVKVQERATEYACLTITHEDKSIDRRCAVDDGKVCEISIANATCVHCNTDKCNSAVSTQLSAILILAAAILKSVY, via the exons atgtataaaTTAATTCCTTTTGCAATTCTACTTCTCTTAAGTGCCGTCATAAAAG TTGATAGCTTACAATGCTACGTATGTGATAAATGTTCTGAAGTAAAAGCCGAACAGTTGGTGACATGCGGATCGACAACTACTACTAGTACTACTACGGCTAGACCTGGCACTGGTTCAACGGAATCTACAGTTTCAACAGGATCAACAGGATCGACAGAATCAACAGGATCAACGGGATCAACAGGATCAATAGGATCAACAGGATCAACGGGATCAACGGGATCAACGGGATCAACGGGATCAACGGGATCAACGGGATCAACAGGATCTACCGAATCTTCAAGTACAACATCACCTACAGGAGAAACAAGCACTGTATCTTCCACTTCTTCATCCACTACTGTGTCAAGCACTGTGTCTCTATCAAGCGAATCTACTACTACGGCAGCTGTTGCGAAAATAGCCTCACCTACTAAATCTGAAGAACTTTCAATCCAAGCCAACCGTGTAAAACGGGAACTTGTCAAAGTCCAAGAAAGAGCGACTGAATATGCCTGTCTTACTATCACGCATGAAG ATAAATCCATAGACAGACGCTGTGCTGTGGACGATGGCAAAGTATGTGAGATTAGTATTGCGAATGCTACCTGCGTACATTGCAACACTGACAAATGCAATAGCGCTGTTTCAACTCAGTTGTCTGCCATCTTGATTCTAGCCGCCGCCATTTTGAAATCAGTTTACTAA
- the LOC126374096 gene encoding uncharacterized protein LOC126374096: protein MARSVALSFAFLLAVFEIGSCTRCYQCNSQSDRDCLDPFVTSGRFLVDCNTQDSVSYNRLYLRDVLPSQLVDGVAGAPRYCAKLVLQTGTTIRTCLDANPLEPSQTCRALERIDNYANAGSRQAVKHCSVCTTDICNGSGAIAASYPLAILAAVASYLYCKQ, encoded by the exons ATGGCCCGCAGTGTCGCCCTCAGTTTCGCCTTCCTATTGGCTGTCTTTGAAATCG GATCATGCACGAGGTGCTACCAATGTAACTCCCAGTCCGACCGCGACTGCCTGGACCCCTTTGTCACTTCTGGCAGATTCCTAGTG GACTGCAACACCCAGGACTCCGTGAGCTACAACCGGCTGTACCTTCGTGACGTTCTTCCTTCGCAGCTCGTTGACGGCGTCGCCGGCGCACCTAGATACTGCGCTAAACTTGTCTTGC AAACCGGAACCACCATCCGTACTTGTCTGGATGCCAACCCACTGGAGCCCAGCCAGACGTGCCGTGCTTTGGAGAGGATTGACAACTATGCCAACGCTGGCTCTAGGCAGGCAGTGAAACACTGCAGTGTCTGCACCACTGATATTTGCAACGGATCTGGTGCCATTGCCGCCTCCTACCCACTAGCCATCCTCGCCGCCGTCGCTTCATACCTCTACTGCAAGCAATAA